A window of Panicum virgatum strain AP13 chromosome 8K, P.virgatum_v5, whole genome shotgun sequence contains these coding sequences:
- the LOC120643820 gene encoding dirigent protein 22-like → MDKKGATLLLFLVLLAAAAEADAVHGAGQRKEEVAAAAPTTTHLHFYFHDTVSGKSPTAVRVVEPPPAAASSSSPTSMFGMVNVMDDPLTAGPERGSAPVGRAQGLYMGSDQARLGFLQAMNLVFTSGAHNGSTLALLGRNCPLDAVRELPVVGGTGAFRFARGYALLRTRWLDARTGDATVEYDVYVMH, encoded by the coding sequence ATGGACAAGAAAGGAGCGACCCTGCTGCTCTTCCTcgtgctgctcgccgccgcagccgaagCCGACGCCGTCCACGGCGCCGGGCAGCGCAAGGAGGAagtcgctgccgccgctccgACAACGACGCACCTCCACTTCTACTTCCACGACACGGTGAGCGGCAAGTCGCCGACGGCAGTGCGCGtggtggagccgccgccggccgcggcgtcgtcgtcgtcgccgacgtCCATGTTCGGGATGGTGAACGTGATGGACGACCCGCTGACGGCGGGGCCCGAGCGGGGCTCCGCCCCCGTCGGCCGCGCCCAGGGCCTGTACATGGGCTCCGACCAGGCCCGGCTCGGCTTCCTGCAGGCCATGAACCTCGTCTTCACCTCCGGCGCCCACAACGGCAGCACGCTGGCGCTGCTCGGCCGCAACTGCCCGCTCGACGCCGTGCGCGAGCTCCCCGTCGTCGGCGGCACCGGCGCCTTCCGCTTCGCCCGCGGCTACGCCCTGCTGCGCACGCGCTGGCTCGACGCCCGCACCGGCGATGCCACCGTCGAGTACGACGTCTACGTCATGCACTAG